A genome region from Methanoculleus thermophilus includes the following:
- a CDS encoding nucleotidyltransferase family protein: MHAIIHEKIPEIAGIAARHRVKRLGIFGSAAGDRFDPASSDIDFVVEFEPMTPVEHARAYFGLAQDLARAFGREVDLVELSAVRNPIFRQAVEETAREIYAVA, translated from the coding sequence GTGCACGCAATCATCCACGAGAAGATCCCCGAGATCGCCGGCATCGCGGCACGCCACCGCGTAAAAAGGCTCGGCATCTTCGGTTCGGCGGCAGGGGACCGGTTCGACCCGGCATCGAGTGACATCGATTTTGTCGTCGAGTTCGAGCCGATGACCCCGGTGGAGCATGCACGGGCGTACTTCGGTCTCGCCCAAGACCTGGCCCGAGCCTTCGGCCGCGAGGTCGATCTCGTTGAACTGTCCGCGGTAAGGAACCCGATCTTTCGCCAGGCGGTGGAAGAGACCGC